The genomic interval TATTTCAACTTTATTTTGAATTTTTAGTTTTACAAGGCTTTTGTAAGCTGAAGATAGTTGTCCTTTACCTCCGTCAACAACAATAAGTTCGGGAAGTTTTTCTTTTTCATCTAAAACTCTTTTATATCGTCTAAAAATCACTTCTTCCATAGAAGCAAAATCATTAGCACCGATTACTGTTTTAATATTATAATGACGATATGATTTTTTATGTGGTTTTGAATACTTAAAAACCGACATTGAAGCCACGGGATATGAACCCTGAATATTGGAATTATCAAAACATTCTATTGTGTATGGTATGTATTTTAAATCAAGGTCTTTTTGTACTTGTTTAAGAAGTTTTATTTCTCTTTCACTTTTCTCTGTTTGCAGAGCTTTTCTTTTTTGAATATCCTGAAAATAATAAAAAGCATTTTTGTAGGAAAGTTCTAAAAGTTTCTTCTTATCTCCAATTTTAGGAACCACATATTTTATGTTTTCAAGCTTGAAATCAGGTAAAAGCGGGAGAATTATTTCTTTTGAATTTGAGTGGAATCTAGTTCGCATTTCTGTTATTGCAAATTGTAATAACTCGGCATCTGTTTCTTCAAGTTGTTTTTTATATTCAATTGTATCCGTCTGAATAACAGCTCCATTGGTAACTTTTAAAAAATTAAAAATTGCAATATCGTCATTTGAATAAACAGCATAAACATCAACATCACTCATTTTTGGATTTACTACCATTGACTTACTTTTGTAATCTTTAAGTGCATCAATTGTTTGTTTTATTTCATCTGCTTTTTCAAAATCCATGTTTTTTGATGCTTCTGTCATTTCTTCTTTTAGGTATAAAATTACATTTGATGTTTTTCCTTTTAGAATTTTCTTTATTTGTTCAATATTTTTATTGTAATCACTTTCACTTTGAAGATTTTCGCAAGGTGCTTTACAAAGTCCAATATGGTAATCAAGACATTTTTTTATTTTGTTCTTACTTATGTTATCCTCAGAAAGATTATAACCGCAACGCCTTATTTTAAATAGCTTTTGTAATAGTTCCAAAAGATAATTTTTGTTAAGTCCCGATACAAAAGGACCAAAATATTCTGTACCATCTTTCAAAATAGTTCGTGTTGAAAAAACTCTTGGAAATCTTTCGTTTTTTATGGCAATAAAAGGAAATGATTTCCCATCTTTTAATCTTACATTGTATTTGGGTTGATATTTTTTTATCAATGAATTTTCGAGCAGTAAGGCTTCATTCTCAGTATCAACAATTGTGTATTCAATGCTATAAATCTTTGAAATCATTCTTTCTATTCTCTTACTCAAAGATTTTTTGGATACGAAATATGAGTTAACTCGTTTTTTAAGATTTTTTGCTTTACCGATATAAAGTATTTCCTTATCTTTATTAAAATACTTATAAATACCGGGATTTGAAGGTAATAGCTTTATCTGCTCTTTAATATCAGCCATAAAATCAATATTTACAAAACAAGAAATATAATTTTAAAAAACTGAACCATCCGAAGCATTTTGAAGATTTTGACTATTATATTTTTTACAATCAATTTCATAAGGTAATTCTTCTTCGGGTTTTTCAAATGGCTCTTTAGAGATTTTTAAGGTTGAATCTTTGTAAACTTTTTGCATAAACAAAGCCCAAATCGGTAATGCCATATTTGCACCTTGTCCAAGATGAGTTGAGCGAAAATGTGCACTCCTGTCTTCGGCTCCAACCCAACAACCTGCGGTAAGATCAGGAACAGATCCAATAAACCAACCATCTGAGTTGTTTTGAGTTGTTCCTGTTTTTGCTGCAATTTCATTTGTAAAATTATATCTGAATCTTAATCTCACTGCTGTACCTCCTCTCATAGTTGACACCTTTTTAAGCATATTAAGAATAACGTAATTGTGTGTTTCATCAAAAACTTCTATTTCTCGTGGAACATAGCGTTTAATAATATTTCCGTTTTTATCTTCAATTCTTCTAATAATTGTTGGTTCTATCCATACACCATTGTTTGTAAATGTATTAAAAGCACCAACCATTTCATAAACTGAGATGTCAGGAGTTCCAAGGGCAATTGCAGGATAAGGCTTAATATTACTTGTGTCAATTCCCATTGCTCCGGCTTTTTCAAGTACAGCTTTTGGTGTTACACGCTTGATTAGCCATGCCGTTATGCAATTATTTGATTTTGCTAATCCTTCTTCCATTCTTAGCATTCCTCCATATTTGCCATCTGAGTTCTGTGGTTTCCAATTGTCAAAATCAGGGAATACTGTTGGAACGTTCGGAATTTTTAAACAAGGAGAATAGCCGTTTTCAATTGCTGTTGAATAAACAAAAGGCTTAAATGTTGAACCAACTTGTCTTTTGGCTCTTTTGTTTACGTGATCATATTTGAAAAATCTAAAATCAATTCCTCCTACCCATGCTCGTATTTCTCCGCTTTTTGAATCCATTGCCATAAAACCGGGATTAAGAAACCATTTGTAATAAAAAATTGAATCGTAAGGACTTAGGCTTGTATCTTTTCTGCCATTATAAGTAAAAACTTGCATTTTTTGTAGTTGCTGAAAATTATCATAAATAGAATCCCAACTCATTCCTGTTGCTTTTAAAATGCGATATCTGTCTGTTCTTTTCATAGAAATACGCATTAATTTTTCTACATTTTCTTTACTCAACTTCCAACCGAATGGTGCATTGTAAACCCCTTTCCAATGTTTGTAAAAAGTTGCTTGCAAATCTTTCATGTGTTCTGTTACAGATGCTTCTGCATACTTTTGCATCCTACTATCAATGGTTGTATATATTTTTAATCCATCTCCGTAGAGGTCAATATTATTATCTTTGCACCAATCTTTGAGGTACATTCGTATATGTCCTCTAAAATAACGGGCTATCCCTATATTTTGACTTGATACTTCATAGGATAATTTAATAGGAAGTAATTTTGTCGAATCAAATTCTTCTTCTGAAATGTAATCATATTTAAGCATTTGTGAAAGAACGGTATTCCTTCTTTTCTTTGAATTTTCAGGATTAAGACGAGGATTATAGTATGAAGTTGCTTTTAATAGTCCTACCAAAATGGCTGCTTCGTCCATAGTTATGTCAATAGGATATTTGCTGAAATATGTTTTTGAAGCTGATTTTATTCCAAATGCATTACTGCCAAAATCAACAGTATTTAAATACATTGTAATAATTTCATCCTTTGTATAAAATTTTTCAAGTCTAATTGCAATTATCCATTCTTTTAATTTTCTAACAATAATTTCAGGAATTGTGGCAAAAGATTCTCTAGGAAAAAGATTTTTTGCCAATTGCTGAGTTATCGTACTTGCACCACGTGTTTCGCCTCTTATTAAGTACAATGGAATTGCAGAAACACCTTTCCAATCAATACCCGAGTGTTTGTGAAAACGAATATCTTCAGTAGCAATTAAAGCATTAATAATATATGGACTTAACTCGTCAAAAGATACAGAAGAACGATTTTCGTTAAAAAATTTACCTATCAGCACACTATCGGAAGAGTATATTTCAGTAGCAAGCGGAGTTTCAGGATTCTCCAATTTTGTGGTTGAAGGTAACTCACCTATCCAACCTGCTGAAATTGAAAATATAAAGGCTGAAAACAATAAAAGGAAGAAAAGAAATATTGCCCAAAGAATTTTGGAATATTTTTTATATGATAATTTTTTTCTTTTTGTTTTTTTCTTTTTCATAAGGATAATTTTAAAGATACAAATTTAATATTTCCAAATGATTTCTCACTCAAAATTCTAAAATTGATTTTTTATACAAAATTAATTAGTGCCTCTAAGAAAACGAAATAGCAATCCGTAACATATTGACAAACAGAGATAAATGTTGGTAGCTTTTTCAAAAACATAGTTGAATTTCAACAGATAGACTTTATATTTATTTCCATTGTTGTCCGATAATAAATAGAATTAGATAAAATACAGTTTTAACTGTTTACTCAAGTTTAGCATTTGAATATAAAGAATTGACATTCGGAAGCTTATTAAATGTCGAGTTGTGATAACATAAAGAAAATCAATAGTATAATAATTCTATAATGAATTGTTTCGTACTTTGTGATTCTTAGTGTCTTAGAGCCTTCGTGGCTAATTATCAATATCTTGCCACAAAGACACCAAGGCACGAAGTTGCACTAAGAAAAGACACATAATATAACAGTCAGATAATAAACATGTTAGCACACAGAATTATTATGCGAAACTTGAGCTGTTTAAAAAGTGTTTCAATTTGTCAACGCTTTTTTAATTTATAAGTTTTTATTTTAATAGATGCTAAATATTCTATTCTTGATTTTAGTCAANNNNNNNNNNNNNNNNNNNNNNNNNNNNNNNNNNNNNNNNNNNNNNNNNNNNNNNNNNNNNNNNNNNNNNNNNNNNNNNNNNNNNNNNNNNNNNNNNNNNTAAATATTCTATTCTTGATTTTAGTCAAGGCTATGAACAACTACTCCGCTTCTTAGTTTTGGCTCAAACCAAGTTGATTTAGGAGGCATTACATTTCCTGAATCAGCAATATTTATTAGTTGTTGAATTGTTACAGGATAAAGTGAAAAAGCAACTTTCATTTCTCCGCTATCAACACGTTTTACAAGTTCGCCAAGTCCTCTTATGCCACCAACAAAATCAATTCTGTTGTCGGTTCTTGGGTCGGTAATGTTAAAAATTGGATTTAAAACATTTTCTTGCAAAATAGAAACATCAAGAACTTCCAGCGGATTATTATCGTTGTAAATTCCTTTTTTCGCTGTTAGCTTATACCATTTATTATTAATATACATTCCGAATTCATGAAGGCTTTTTGGTTTGTATTCTTTAGTTCCAACCTCTTCAACTTCCATAACTACAGATATTTTATTAATAAATTCTTCTTCCGAAAGACCATTGATGTCTTTTACAACTCTATTGTAATCAATAATGTTTAATTGATTTGCAGGAAAAATTACAGTTAAAAAGAAATTGTATTCCTCATTACCGCTATGCTTTGGATTTGCATCAGATTTTTCTTTACTAATCTTTGCTGAAGAAGCAGCTCTGTGATGTCCGTCTGCAATGTAAGTAAATGGAACTTTAGTTTCAAAGATGTTAGTTACTTCATTAATAATATCTTTGTCATTAATTACCCAAAGCGTATGCTGTACACCATCATCAGCAGTAAAATCATATTCCGCTTCATTGTTTTTAATAAAAGCGTTTACAAGATCGTCCATTTCTTTAACATCAGGATATGTAAGGAATACCGGTCCTGTATGAGCATTAACTGTTTTGAAATGTTTTATTCTATCTTTTTCCTTTTCGGGGCGAGTAAATTCATGCTTTTTTATGATATCATCAAAATAATCTTGTGTTGACGATGCGGCAAGTAAACCAATTTGTTTGTTTTCTCCCATTATTTGTTGATAAAGATAAAATTTATCTTCGCCATCTTGGAACATTGTGTTCTCTTTGATAAATTTTTGAAGATTATCTCTTCCTTTTTCATAAACAGCATCTGAATGAATATCAATATCTTCACTTAAATCAATTTCAGCTTTTACAATGTGAAGAAAAGAAAAAGGATTATCTTTAGCTTCAATTCTTGCTTCTTGTGAGTTTAAAACATCATAAGGTTTTGATGCTACAAGATGAACTTTATCTTTTACAGGTCTTATACCTTTAAAGGCTTTTATCTTTGCCATAATAATTTTTTTTATAGTGTTTTAATTGCTTTAATCATAATTTTATTTAGATGACAATTTTAATAAATTGTTTTGAATAATTACGAATTTATTGGGAAACTGTTTTTTACTATTTTAGGAAATGATATAAAATGTTTATTTGTTGATTTGTTTATTTGGTTATAATTTATTGTAAAAACATTCCTGCATTCTGAACCTTTAATTCTGAATCCTGTAC from Bacteroidota bacterium carries:
- the uvrC gene encoding excinuclease ABC subunit UvrC; protein product: MADIKEQIKLLPSNPGIYKYFNKDKEILYIGKAKNLKKRVNSYFVSKKSLSKRIERMISKIYSIEYTIVDTENEALLLENSLIKKYQPKYNVRLKDGKSFPFIAIKNERFPRVFSTRTILKDGTEYFGPFVSGLNKNYLLELLQKLFKIRRCGYNLSEDNISKNKIKKCLDYHIGLCKAPCENLQSESDYNKNIEQIKKILKGKTSNVILYLKEEMTEASKNMDFEKADEIKQTIDALKDYKSKSMVVNPKMSDVDVYAVYSNDDIAIFNFLKVTNGAVIQTDTIEYKKQLEETDAELLQFAITEMRTRFHSNSKEIILPLLPDFKLENIKYVVPKIGDKKKLLELSYKNAFYYFQDIQKRKALQTEKSEREIKLLKQVQKDLDLKYIPYTIECFDNSNIQGSYPVASMSVFKYSKPHKKSYRHYNIKTVIGANDFASMEEVIFRRYKRVLDEKEKLPELIVVDGGKGQLSSAYKSLVKLKIQNKVEIIGIAKKLEEIYKVGDSYPLAIDKRSQTNRLIQQIRNEAHRFGIEHHRTRRLKGSLKTELSEIKGIGKKTATKLLENFKSVKKIKESDVYTLSKFVGSSKANLIKNYFENKTD
- a CDS encoding transglycosylase domain-containing protein — translated: MKKKKTKRKKLSYKKYSKILWAIFLFFLLLFSAFIFSISAGWIGELPSTTKLENPETPLATEIYSSDSVLIGKFFNENRSSVSFDELSPYIINALIATEDIRFHKHSGIDWKGVSAIPLYLIRGETRGASTITQQLAKNLFPRESFATIPEIIVRKLKEWIIAIRLEKFYTKDEIITMYLNTVDFGSNAFGIKSASKTYFSKYPIDITMDEAAILVGLLKATSYYNPRLNPENSKKRRNTVLSQMLKYDYISEEEFDSTKLLPIKLSYEVSSQNIGIARYFRGHIRMYLKDWCKDNNIDLYGDGLKIYTTIDSRMQKYAEASVTEHMKDLQATFYKHWKGVYNAPFGWKLSKENVEKLMRISMKRTDRYRILKATGMSWDSIYDNFQQLQKMQVFTYNGRKDTSLSPYDSIFYYKWFLNPGFMAMDSKSGEIRAWVGGIDFRFFKYDHVNKRAKRQVGSTFKPFVYSTAIENGYSPCLKIPNVPTVFPDFDNWKPQNSDGKYGGMLRMEEGLAKSNNCITAWLIKRVTPKAVLEKAGAMGIDTSNIKPYPAIALGTPDISVYEMVGAFNTFTNNGVWIEPTIIRRIEDKNGNIIKRYVPREIEVFDETHNYVILNMLKKVSTMRGGTAVRLRFRYNFTNEIAAKTGTTQNNSDGWFIGSVPDLTAGCWVGAEDRSAHFRSTHLGQGANMALPIWALFMQKVYKDSTLKISKEPFEKPEEELPYEIDCKKYNSQNLQNASDGSVF
- a CDS encoding DUF1015 family protein; translated protein: MAKIKAFKGIRPVKDKVHLVASKPYDVLNSQEARIEAKDNPFSFLHIVKAEIDLSEDIDIHSDAVYEKGRDNLQKFIKENTMFQDGEDKFYLYQQIMGENKQIGLLAASSTQDYFDDIIKKHEFTRPEKEKDRIKHFKTVNAHTGPVFLTYPDVKEMDDLVNAFIKNNEAEYDFTADDGVQHTLWVINDKDIINEVTNIFETKVPFTYIADGHHRAASSAKISKEKSDANPKHSGNEEYNFFLTVIFPANQLNIIDYNRVVKDINGLSEEEFINKISVVMEVEEVGTKEYKPKSLHEFGMYINNKWYKLTAKKGIYNDNNPLEVLDVSILQENVLNPIFNITDPRTDNRIDFVGGIRGLGELVKRVDSGEMKVAFSLYPVTIQQLINIADSGNVMPPKSTWFEPKLRSGVVVHSLD